The window GttgtttttccacattaaaCAAAGGAAGTATAATGTGTTAATCATCAAGCTGTAGAGGCGCGGGTGGCAGTTGAACCAAGCTAGTTGTTTCCCTCTGTTGTGTGAAAGTGCaaattaaaaagcaaagaaatattttttgctGCTATCTGAATATCAATTAAATTAGTTTAATTGATATTAATTAAataagtttaattttttttagtgtgtaatgtggtaaaaatgtcaaaatatgttATATCCATCGTTAAACAATGATTATTAAATATGCAATAAAGGAACATTTCTGGTTGATTTTCTTTAATTAGATCATTTCACTTCAGTGAAAACAGTACAATCGCCTTATGCTCTTTACCACAAACACAATGAGGCAGTACAGTTGAGGTGGAAATGTTTAATGTCTGCGTCCTCTGTCCGGTCGGTGAGTTATATTAATGCTGTGGCGCCCACAGATGTCAGCCACTAGCTCTCAGGAGATGCGGAGGGGCTTGAAATAGCCCGTGCTCTCTAATCAATAATGAATGCGGCTTTTCCTTCCACTTCCCCCCTCTGCCCTCTCCCCTGCATGCACCCTCCACGGCCTTCCTCCATTActtctcctcttcctgtcttgttttatcACCACTCACTTCTGCCCCAATTTTCCCTTCTGCTCTTAATTACgtctctctcctgctgttttCACTCTCTCCTCATTATTCACCTCACCTTTCCCTTGTTAAtgcacttcctttttttttttcctccagtccTCATGATCTCCTTTTGTTTCTTGTATTGTTCTAATTACATGCCAGTCCTGCCTTTCTCTCGCCGGCCCATACAAGCTGTCTGGATGCCTTTGACTTCCTTATTGTTGGTGGCTTCTATTATTGCAGGTCTTtgaatttaagtttattttactgCCTTGGTGGTGGTGGTATGTAACAGACATCAACCCGCAGATGTCAATGGTTGACAGAAGATATCCTCTCTGAGACAGCAGTAAACACACATTGGTTATTCCCATCATGTTAGAGCTAGCATCTGCAAAAATGTCAAGAATTACTtgtataaaaaacagaaaaaatatcaatgcatttttaatacagtacatacaataaCTGAATAAACTAAACCATGATCTGCTTCTTAATTTCCCACagatttgtactgtatatatggaTTTATATAGAAAGGCTTCTGTGGTTTTATTGTGCAGTAACGTGTTGTGAATGCAGTGTTAATGTGCTTTTGTTCTCCTGCGTCCCACAGTGGTGATGGTGTGCCTTTTGCGCTACGCCCAGGTGATAGAACACAGCCACCGATGTTGGGTCAACACCAGCGCTCTGGTGTCCGGCTGCACCAACGCTGTGGGTCTGGTCATGGTGGGCAACTTCCAGGTAAACTCGCCACAGCAAATGGTGGTGACTTTCTGTCTCTTATCTGGACTTCTGACTGTATCGTTCTGTTTGACAGGTCGATCACGCCAAATCTCTTCACTACGTGGGTGCCGGTGTGGCGTTTCCAGCAgggctgctgtttgtgtgcCTGCAGTGTGTGCTCACCTACCGGGTGGCAGTGACAGCCCTCGACTACTGGATGGCCCATTTCCGAGTCGCTCTGGCACTGGGAGCTATGGTCTCCCTTGTCCTCAGTATCCTTACCACACTAGTGCACATACACTAGTTAcacttgtactgtatgtttatatctAAACACGATTGTTCTTCCCCCTTTCAATCCACTCGCCTTGAGACACGTCAGAACAGATCAAATGTTTGTCCTTCAGCTTGTAGATGAAACAGTCGGGTCATGATAACATCTGTGTGGGCCTCTCCTCCCCGCCGGCCTCTCAGTGACATGCAGTTAGAAAATGACAGTTGAATTTGCCCCATCAACCTGCTAATTCTCATATGGTGCTCCATTTAGCTGACAGTTTCCCGCTCAGCACTTCACGGCTACTCCTTAAGGTTCTCCAGTTAGGAAACATTTCAGGGATGACAGTTTTTCTGCCACCAATCATTATTGTCATTCTTTATTTGGGTCTGCTGTCCTCTTGTCTGTTTTGCAGCAGTATGGAGAGCCATTCAGGTACATGTTGATTGTCTGATGGATCATAACCAATAACCATCTATCCTAAGTGGATTACTGaccagtattttatatttaaaactaATCTGTTTTGCCAGTGGCAATTTAACCTTAATCATATTATGAATTGGCATCTGGCATCCTGAGGTTAAGCTGCTTTTGATATTCTCATTATGTTaaatccattcattcattcaggctCATGGTATTTTCATCCTCTCCTTCCTGTTCCACTATAtgaaaggaaattaaatgtataaaattgTTGTGCTCATGCATGTTCCAGAGATGTTTGTCCTCCTTAACTTCCCTTCTTCCCAGGCGGCATCTTCTTCATCCACGAGAGCTTCGTCCTGCAGCACGCCGCAGCCATCTGCGAGTGGGTCTTCACAGTGGACATCCTAGTCTTCTACGGCACCTTCACTTACGAGTTTGGCACCGTCACCAGCGAGACCATGATGGCAGGCCTGCAGCAGAGTCACCACCACGGCTCAGGGGTTATCATGGGCCCCAGGGCTCGGGGCTCGACACTGGGTGGGGCAACCAAGGGCCTCAAGTCCCCGGGGGGAAGCAGCACATCCACACATCTCAATTGTACCCCGGAGAGCATAGCAATGTTGTAGCTCTGCATCGCAGCTCAAAGGTCTGAAAAGGCACCGCGGAGGAGCTTCACGGGCTTCCACAGAGATGGAAAGATGACAGAGGTAGCatgtgaaggaggagaggaagttTGGATATCTTTTAAGAATTTAACACCAGGTTATCCCATCTTTAACacttatatctttttttttttttttttttttttttttttctccaacgTTGGTGCAAGCCGGCTTGTTCGGTGAGCAACTGCAGTCAAATGTCCTGTTACGTTTTCTCTAGTGATACTGAGAAGAGGGCTGAATGTGTGGAGCCAGTTTGACTACTGGAACCATGAATGTTTCCAAGATGGCTGTTGATTGGGCAAATCTTCACTAAAGTAGGTCTTTTTCTGAACGGGTCTTCTTTTGTTGGCCACAACTGTGCATCACTGGTGTCTTGGTTGAAAGAGGAGGTTCCTTTAAAGCCACAAAGTttcacccccccctccccctccccccagACACTCCTTCATGAATTATCCAGTGCTTTGCGTGGCCCACCTGTTTTGGCCTTTTTGCTTATCTCTGCACGGCACACTTTTTGAATGAGAGAATACTAATTTATGTTTGAGTTTTAAGTTTGCGTAGTAAGtagaaaacactgaatgtttgaGAAGTGACTAGTTAACGTTATGTATGTTTTACAGGCTGTGAGAGCACGGCCTTTTTAATCAAGCTTAACTAATCTTTCAAATGATTGGCAAAAATCAAGAATTTCACCCGACAGTTGAATCTGGTTGCACAGTTTCTGTGTGATAGCTGCACTCAAACGTGATTTGAATGCACATTTTGATGGTATTATTTCAGATTGTTTTACACAGCATGTATATCTTTATCTTGAGCGGCTATTATTCTTGAGGTCATGATCCATTTCACTGATGGCTGCATAAACAGTACGGATGTGTTCTGCTGTGACGACTAGGACTGTGTGCATCTCAATCACTCTTAACTGAGAAGTCCTCTCCCTTTGATGTCATTCCATTATCGTCCCACGAGTTGCAGGAtttctttaacatttacatttcaagcTACCTTTTCACCGTCATGTTCGGTGCAATAATCGCCATCAATCATCTGATCATTTATGCTCCACTGGAGTGAATAATgccttttttttcactgtgttgGTGTTCGCCCGGGagtttgaacacattttttttttttgtgagtgaCACCAAGACATTTTAAGTGACCTATGTCCTATAGTAAAACAAGTGGGTGGGTGAAGGTAAAACTACAATCCCACTAACACGTTTACAGGTTAACATAGTTCCTGTCCGCacactgatttgatttgattccaGGCTGGACCTTTGGAAGCCTTATTTGAGTTTTGAGAATGAGTTTTCTGTTCATGTGAAGTAGTGGGAAGCCTTCTCGGTAAGTTACGGGAGGACTTTTTACTCACAGCGGTTGACTGAGAGGTGCAAAGTGAACATGATGCTCTTAGACCTCGTGCCATAAACCTTACAATGTCACAATGGTGTCCAGGCAGTGTTACAACCAGACAATATCACGTAGGTTGTAGACTTTGTGAAAGTGTGTCATATATTGAAGATTTTTGTATGATTTCATGTTGCCAATTTCTCTTCAAGTGATAATTACAGACTGCCACAAACTAAAGCCGATTAACGCCACCATGTTTAGGTTACACTCggattaagttttttttttttttgttttattgagcGAGCTGTTTGTCTGTGAGCTGTTTGAGAAGTATGTTTCATAGCCACTAACACTCAGATACACACAGTATTCTGCCCTCTCGCGTAGTGTCGATGCATTTTAACCTGTCTAACCACTGGATGCCAGCAATACACATTTCTAAAAGGTCACCTCACCTACCTCTTTTATCTTTTGTGGGTTTGATGCTGTTTCAAAGCGAAATCAAGAGttcaaacatgttttccatCTCAAGTAAAGGTCTGAAGAGGTTGGTTTCTTCACTCGTCATGCAAATAATTAATGTCTCAGTCTTTCTGGACTGCAGGACCCTGACAGATACAGCTGtgtttaagtttgttttttttgtttttttttgatctgCACctgttgccaaaaaaaaagactggaaTCCACTGATTGGTTTTCTGTTTCAACAGTATGTGTATGAATTTGTATGAGTGCACTGTTTTAGCCTTATCCCTCATACTGTGCCAGgggaacattttcatttttatcaggtttgttttgtttgtgtgtgttcagctgtAGCCTACTTCACCATACTGTAACCAAAGTCACAAGAGGTGACTTCAAATGGCAGCTTGTATGAGCCCTCACATCAGGGTTGGATTTATTCTGTAACAGCATCTATACCATCTTCCACATGCCAAAATTTAAAGGTGGATTTTacaaccttttttctttttctttttctttttctgttaaaaTGCGCACATCAGTAAATGGCTATAGTACGTTTGTTTGTGGGAGACTCGTATATTAAAAAGACTGCCTGATCTGTACGTCTTGAACTCTAGCCACAgcaacacagaaacaaatgtctataaaaatgtattagtCTTATTTCTTCAATTTGAAAAATATGTACAAGAATGGTAATGGAGGAGTCGGAGAAATCCCCGAAAACAAGTCGACTGattcttttgtttccttttatacattctgtaaatatgtatgatttGTCTATCATTTAGGTATTTTCATTTGACAGAGatttatattcaaatatgaaataaaaatgataaattattagCACATGTTTTGCATGGGTTGTTTTTTAAGCATGTTCTGTTTGTACAAGCAACTGAAACTATGGTTAATACAGTCTTTGgattgttttatataaaaagatgttctgtttatttgcaaacaaagcagatgatataaagaaacaacatacaaacatactgcCGGTTTAAAATAACACCCAAGCTGAGTAATTTCAGAACATGGATGGTCCAATATTGAGTGCTGACCTACTTGctcacaacaaacaaacaaactggttTCTCCAAGATTATTGCTTTGGTGTGGACGCAGTAGAGTCAGTTATATTAAGGGGCTGACATGTGATGTAGTAGCATCACAACCAATTCAGATTGTACTGGACATGTTACTAATTGTTCCTCAGTCTTGGCCAGAGGGGAGGAGATGCCTTCTCTGAAGAAATCATGagacaaattaaagggaaactccaccaattttacacatagCAGTCAGTTTACTCAGCATAAGGAAGGTTACTCTTCCTGGAAAAACAGTGGTATAAtgtattttgtgtctgtaatgGAGGTCCTTCAAGTCTGGGAAAATAACCCTGataatgtcatttatttcactttagGTCTAATGAAAAGATGTTGGTTTCATGGgattatgggaattgtaggatccgGCATTTTTGGAGCTCTACCCCTTCTAGGGGACTTAAAAGTCAGGatgcctctgctgctttgatatTTTTGACTCTTCTTCTTGTAATCTGTCTTTTATGAGTCCCCTGACATAATGAAAGTGTACACTACTAATATTACACTGATCTAGTGTGCTTTAAAATTCATATTCTTTAagatttaaacaaacattttatggaAAAACAAAGCCATAGCATAATATAAGTCATTATATTTGTCTTTAAATATCTCATATGaatcagacaaaaacaaggGAACAGaaggtcttttttttgtttcagcatTTAAAGCTCACAGTTTTGTATAAAAAgggaataaagagaaaaaattgAAATGCTGCTGAGTGCTCAGTACTGCTGTCAACAGCAtactcattttaaaatatatatccaTACTAACTAGAGAGAAAAGAGCATTTATCCAACTTAGAAATAAGCATTTTCTATTTTCAATTACCTCGTTGCTGATGCTGCATTCACGGCATGTCGAATGAATGGAAACAACAGGAAAACCCTGTGTTGCTCTGATGGGAGCGGTCACACATTATTACAGGTGGTTACTTCATTGCCAGCCTTGTGgtcaaaacagataaatggaaaTTAAGCCTAAAgctttttcatgttattttttgcCAATTGGGAGATGTTGTAGATGTCAGATTTACTATAACTCTGACTCATGATGAGACACAAGGCTGTCATGGACATGATTTTCACGTTTGAAATTACATTCTGTACGATATGACATGAATGCAACACTATGCATTTcctgaagtctttttttttttcatattttttttgtgtaaaatgtcacTGTGCCACAAACTGCACTGTCATGTCATGTGTACATTGCTCCATGTAGATCCTCCAGTCTGTGCTccctctgttttcttctctcctacataacagaaaaataaaaaactgttcAGTCACAGACTAAAGccatattaaaaacataactACAGCATTAGAACAGTTTTACCATAGTGCATGATGACACACTCACCTTGTCTTTTTTGAACTCTTCATACTCTGGATTGTCAGTTGGTAATTCAAGTCGACATAGAGGACAGGAGTTAGtctatgatttaaaaaaaacaaacacatgccgTTAATTCAAAGGAAATTTTAAGCAGCTACTCAAACATTTCCACAACACACTTAATGGACATTCAACGCCTGAATTACAAAATCATGTGCTTTACCTTGCCCAGCCAGGGCAGTATACATCCTGAGTGGAAGAGGTGTTTGCATGGCATTTCTCGAACAGTCTCTTGCTCCTCAAACTCCAGCAAACACACAGGACACTTCAGACCTTTATCTGTGGGAACAAAAAGCCGGGTAAAATCCCTCTAGTGGCATTTATCTAGGAAGTGTTTGGAAAGCTTGCATGCCTCACACTAATCTTCCCCAGGATATCCACTGCTGGCTAATGAGATTCCAATGAATCAGTAGCGAAGCAGAGGGAAAATCTATCATCAGGTACAAACTATTTCACATAAAGTGCTTTGCTTTTCAAAGGTTTTCATGCACCCGCAGTTTCTCAGCATGTGATCTCTGCCCCTGCATCATGCATTTCAACAAAGAAgctctttgttttctgattctcTGGTTGTAGATGCCAAAGTCTTAGGTTTGCAGTTAAATCTGAATGTGTAACATATTTAGTGCTGACGGAGCAAATTTCTGTCACCTGCTTGCTCTGGGGAAATAATGACCACAGAGAGGGTCTGAACAGCAGTTTTGGCAGCCGGAGGAGGAAGACGCTGGTCCCAGTCTGACAAGTCGAATGCACCTGAGTCAATGAAGTCCAAACCCTGCATCAAGGACCTATACACAATAAACAACAGCCAGTCAGAACACTATTTATCAATAAAGGATTGGAGAAAAGAAAGCACTAAAATGTCTCTGGAGTGTGGTCAGTCTCACCTGGCCAGTTCAAGTAGTGCATTCTGGCGGTACTGTTCCTCAGGGTTGGTGGGTTCACAGTCATGTTCATCAAAGTAGGATGCCATTTTGGTCCAGCCAACCTTTGTGTCCTCTTTGCATTAAGATACCTGGAGAAACATGCATGATATAATACCAGATCTCCAACTGAGGTATGTTTGTTcaaaagaaatgttaaagattaaGCAATATCACAGTACTcaccattagaagattccttcataatgcactttcaatgtaagtgatggaggacaaaatccacagtcctccttctgtgcaaaaatggaaaaagtttatctgaagctaacatgaagcttcagcgtccaaatgagtcaaatcaagtagatgtctttcaatgttacagtctttttagtgccaaagtccctctttttgttgctatactaccaccgcagctcaacagggaaacacaaagagggaatttgatgctaaaaagactgtaaatgtggcagatatccacttgatatgactaactcggACTGCTagagcctcatataagcttcagatacacttttaaatgtatttttacacaaaatagCTATGTAGACACACTTTGGATTTTGGCTCCTATCATTTACactaaaagcacatttgaaggggatcttttaatagtcagtatgaacaggagggatgattacagcgagaaaaacctctttcactgcttatatggacacctgactgttgttttaagatttgaaaaattgtgaacctatcctttaagactTTAATTCAACCACTGAAACCGACTCTATATACAAAATCCATACATTActgtttattaatataaatgtcTTTTCCACCTAAGTTGACGtaacaataaagtaaaaagtGGTGAGCAGTAAGCACAGCCAGCCAGGGTTACAGTTAAAAAGTTACTAAAATAAAGTGGTGTTTCTTT is drawn from Thunnus albacares chromosome 2, fThuAlb1.1, whole genome shotgun sequence and contains these coding sequences:
- the LOC122991927 gene encoding transmembrane protein 150A-like, translating into MTAWIVLPVSLSAFSITGIWIVYAMAVMNHHVCPVENWSYNVTCTEELPRPGFPKTCCTIQDIPLISKCGSYPPESCLFSLIGNVGAFMVVMVCLLRYAQVIEHSHRCWVNTSALVSGCTNAVGLVMVGNFQVDHAKSLHYVGAGVAFPAGLLFVCLQCVLTYRVAVTALDYWMAHFRVALALGAMVSLVLSGIFFIHESFVLQHAAAICEWVFTVDILVFYGTFTYEFGTVTSETMMAGLQQSHHHGSGVIMGPRARGSTLGGATKGLKSPGGSSTSTHLNCTPESIAML
- the rnf181 gene encoding E3 ubiquitin-protein ligase RNF181 gives rise to the protein MASYFDEHDCEPTNPEEQYRQNALLELARSLMQGLDFIDSGAFDLSDWDQRLPPPAAKTAVQTLSVVIISPEQADKGLKCPVCLLEFEEQETVREMPCKHLFHSGCILPWLGKTNSCPLCRLELPTDNPEYEEFKKDKERRKQREHRLEDLHGAMYT